GCAGGGTAGTGCCGGCACCCTATTGGCCCTATTGGGACTGTGGGAACGGGTGCAGCCGCAGGCTCAGGAGCGCGTTTTGCAGTTGGCACAGGCGTGTGGGTCTCACATTCAGGCCAGTTACGCCGCCAGCCAAAGGGGAGCTGTAACCCAGTCGCTGACCGGATTCGCCCAAGGGGCCGCCGGGATCGCCTACAGTCTGGTGCGTTTGTTTCGGGTGACCCAACAGCCTGTTTGGCTGGAGCTGGCGGAGGCCTTTTGCCAGGAGGAACGGCAATACTTTGATCCTGAACACAGAAATTGGCTGGATTTACGCAGCGCCCACCCCTCGACAGGAGCTTCTGATACCCCCCGGTTTGGCCTCAGTTGGGCCCAAGGGGCAGCGGGGATTGGGTTGGCTCGGTTGGCGAGTCTGCCGGAGTACGACACCCCCCTCTGTCGTCAGGAGATCGAGATCGCCCTAGCGACCACCCGTGCTGCTGGGCTGTGGGGCATCGATAGCTTGTATTGGGGTAATCTTGGCCGGTTGGAATTGTGGATTAGCGCTGCTCAACAGCTCGGTCAACCCAGTCTTCTGGTGGAGGCCCAAGCAGCTGCCCTCCATCGGGTTCAACAGACAACCGAGTCTGGCTCCTACACCTTGTTTGCAGGACGGGCCCAGCAAATTGACAATCCGCCCCTTTTCCATGGGTGGGCGGGCATTGGGTATCAACTGCTGCGGCTGGCAGATCCCAACGGGATTCCGGCGGTGCTGCTGTGGGGATAAGGGGCATTGTCTATACTCAAGCCATTAATTCCCAAGGACTGTCAAGGATGTCAGATCCGAATCAAGAGATCAAAGATCTACTTCTGGCTTTAGACAAAAAGCTGGATGGATTCGACCGAAAATTTGAAACTCAGATCACAGAACTCAAAATTGAGATCCGTCTTGTCAAGACCGAGTTACACGCTAAAATCGACCTGACCCGAAATGAGCTGGAGTCTAAAATTGATCTTGCCCAGAGTGGGCTTGAAGGCAAAATTGCTGAGCTGAGCGGCAAGATGGATGGCTACGGAAAACGGCTGGATCAACAGAAATTTATCAGTCGAGGTGCAATTGTCGCTCTTGTGGTGGGAGTGGCCCCTGGTTTTATTAAATATTCTGTTTTTCTCCTCTTGATCTGGGCCTCTTTTCTAGATTCAGCTCTCAATAGCCCTGTTGTCATGTAGATCGGTGGCTCCTGCCCCAGTCTGCTCTAGGCTGGATCCCGGATGTGACTGCGAGTGCTTCATGTTAGACAGGATCCCATCGGCCAGTTTTGACCTCAATCTCTGGCCTCATCTCCTGGCAACTCTGACGGAATCGGAGGTGTTGGATGCGCTGGAATCGGAGGTGATCAAAACCAACCTAGAGCGGTTTCTGCTGGTGCTAACCGTCTCTTTGAGTGTGGCGACCTTGCCACAAGTGTTTCGCTGGGTACGGCAGATTCCCTATACCCTGCTGCTGGTGATCGTGGGTGCGGCCCTGGCGCTGGTGGATGTGCGCTTAGTCAATCTCTCGCCCGAGTTGATTCTGACCATTTTCCTGCCTCCATTGTTGTTTGAGGCGGCCTGGAACCTAAAGTGGGGAGATCTACGCCGGGATCTGTTCCCGATTACCCTGTTCGCGATGGTAGGGGTGATCATCTCGGTGGTCGGTATTGGGCTGGGGTTGGCGCAGTGGGCTGGGATCCCGTTATCGCTGGGGCTGTTGATCGGGGCAAGTCTGTCAGCAACAGATCCGGTTTCGGTGATCGCCCTATTTCGGGAACTGGGGGTGGGGGAGCGCATCAAAACCCTGATGGAAGGGGAGAGCCTCTTCAACGATGGGGTGGCGGTGGTGGCCTTTGGCCTATTGGTCGGGATCCCGTTGGGCATCGAAACCTTTGATCTACAGGTGACGGTGCTGCGGGTCTTTACGGTGGTAGGGATCGGCGTCGGCATGGGGGCGCTGGTGGGGTTTGGCATTTCTTATTTGACCCAACGGTTTGATCTGCCTCTGGTAGAGCAATCCCTCACCTTAATTGCCGCCTATGGTACCTATTTGGTGGTGGAAGAATTGGGGGGATCTGGAGTTATTGGTGTGGTGACAACGGGGTTGATTTTGGGAAATTTCGGATCCCGAATTGGTATGAATCCTCGCACCCGTTTGATCGTCAGTGAGTTCTGGGAGTTCCTTGCTTTTTTTGTCAATTCCATCGTGTTTTTGTTGATTGGCGATCAAATTCAATATAATATTTTAGGAGAAAACCTGATCCCAATCGGAGTAGCCATTGCTGCGATGGTAGGTTCCCGCGCGATCTCTACCTACGGGTTAAGCAATTTTTACAATGTCACGGTCTTATCTGCAAAGGGGCAGACTTTACCTGAAGCAATAGGATCCCATTCTGCTAGAGTGATTGGCTGGAAAGATCAGACGGTGTTGTGGTGGGGAGGGTTGCGCGGATCGGTCTCTATTGCTTTGGCTTTGAGCGTGCCTGAATCATTGCCCGGTCGAGAAGCGATCATCGCCACTGTGTTTGGAGTGGTTCTTTTCACGCTCTTGGTGCAGGGGCTGACGGTGAAACCCCTCTTGGTCAGCTTAGGCCTTTTGGGAGATCAACCCCTCAAACAGGAATATACCGAAAAGTTGGCCCGCCGCGCTGCTCTGCAGCGGGTTTTGGAACACCTGATCCAGATCGATGGGCGAGTAGAAGTGGAGGCGGATTTTTACCAGTACCAAAAGGCTTTAGTGGAAGGCGGGATCCGCGATTTGGAAGAAGAAATCAGCTCTTTACAGAGCCAACATCCGCAACTAAAAAACTTTGCAGCCGAACAACTGCGGGAGGAACTCCTCTCCATCGAAGCCGATACCTATGCCGAATATGTGCGTTCTGGGCAACTGAATCAGGAATTGGCCCCGTTCCTGCAGGAGGTGCTGCGACAAGCCTAAGTGCAGCCGAACCCGTGGGTAAACTACTAGTATTCTCTCCCTCAGTCTTATCGTTCCCATGAGCGAGACCCTTATCCAACTTCAAGAATGTTCTGCTGTCTACTCCGAGCCTGCTATCGCCATCACGGGCCTGACGAAAACCTATCGCACGGGCTTTTGGATGAACAAAGTGGTCAGTTCTCTCAAGGATTTTTCCCTAACGGTGGCCCGCGGGGAAACCTTTGGGCTGTTGGGGCCAAATGGAGCGGGCAAAACCACCACTATCAAATGTCTGCTGGGAATTGTGGATCCCACCCGTGGCAGTGGCACCTTGCTGGGCAAACCCTTGGGGGATCGCTCCATTAAGCAACAGGTGGGGTACCTGCCGGAAAACCCCTATTTTTACGATTACCTAACGGCGTGGGAGTTTCTGCACTTTGCTGGGGAAGTGTTTCGGCTGCCCCACAGCCTGTTGAAAGAGCGGATCCCGCAACTGCTGGAGTTGGTGGGGCTTTCTGTGGATACCGCCCGCAAAAAACAACTGCGCACCTACTCGAAGGGGATGCTACAACGCACCGGCATGGCCCAAGCCCTGATCAACGATCCGGAGCTAGTATTTTTGGATGAGCCGATGTCTGGGCTTGATCCGATGGGCCGCTACCAAATGCGGGAAATCATTTTGTCCCTCAAGCAACAGGGCAAAACGGTCTTTTTCAACAGCCATATTTTGGGAGATGTAGAGGTCATCTGTAACCGAGTTGGCCTGATCATCGGCGGCAAATTGGTACAGCAGGGCACCTTGGATGACTTGCTAGGGCAGACAGAAAGCTATCAGGTGCAAGGGCATGATGGAGATGTCGCTCAATTCCGCGATCGCCTCCAGCATTTTCATCTCCAGGGATGCCATTGGTCGGGGGAATGGGGTGGATCCCTGTCGGAGTTGCTGGGGATCCTCAATCAGGCGGGGGCAGTGGTGACAGATTTACATCTGCAACGACAGTCGTTAGAAGAATACTTTGTGGATCAGGTGCGAGCCATTGAAGGGGATCATCCCCTATCCGCCTAAACTTGCCGGCCATCGGATAGTTGAATTTGCACCCCGGTTCGCAGGGTGGGTTCATCGGAGCCGCTAATTTTCAGCCCAAAGTGGTGAACTTGCAGCAGGGTGCGATCGGGATCTTCGGGGCGAATACAGGCCAGGTTCAGTTGGTGGGCCGCCCGCATTTCATCTTCTCCACAAGCGGCCTGCAATTCCTTTTGCCAGGAGACTTCTATCCCTCGATAAAGCAGTTCTAGGAGCAGCAGAGCCTTGATATAGTCCGGGATCCGTTCCGACTGAGCCATGAGCTGTTCCTGGGTCAGCCGTTTGCTGTCGTTGGTATCGTAGCCCAGTTGCGCCAAAGAGCGATCCAGGTGGATCCCGTGCAGGATCCGGTTCAAACTCCAGGCATAGGTGAGCACTTCTGCGGAAGCCGTTTGGGGATCCTGTGGGTAGGCAACCGGAATGGGTGGGTGGGATAGGCGCAACTGACATAGGGCTCTGACCCACTCGATTTCAGGAGCGTCCACTTCGCCGTAGAGAAGGCCCCAAGATCCCACCTGCACCGACCAGGGAAAAGACAACCAGGGATCCGTTCGCCAGGAAAAGCTGGCCTCAGGTAACCCCACGGTTTCGAGGAGAGCTTTCAGCGCTTCGGGCAGTTGAGGGGATCCCATTGGGTGACCTTGTTGCAGACAGAGATGGCCTTATTCTCCCATCCTCCTTTGCCTCACAGGATGAGCCGCGAGAGTTCGCCAGAATGAAACTTTCCGCCACAGGTCGGCGGGGATCCCTAATCGGCGATGACGGTTCGGTAGTAACCCTCCAACTGCTGGGTGGCTGCCGACCAACTCCAGCGCTCTGCTTCTTGGCGGGCCTGCTGCCGAAATACCTGCCGCTGCCCGGTGCTGCTCAGGAGTTGCTGGGTGGCATGGACAAAATCGCTGTCGGAATTGGGATCGAAGAGAAACCCATTGCGGCCACTGTCCACCACATCGGTAATGCCCCCAGAACGAGGCGCAATCACAGGACAACCCGCCGCCATCGCCTCCAACAAGACCAACCCCAAGGTCTCGGTGCGGGAGGGGAACACGAACAAATCCGCCGACGCAAAGGCTGCCGCCAGGGATCCCCCCTGCAAATAGCCCGTAAACACCACGTCATGCCCGGCAAAATGTTGCTCCAGGGATCCCCGTTCTGGCCCATCCCCGACAATGGCTAGGCGAGCCTGCGGGATCTGCTCCAACAACACCTTGATCCGGCTCACCTCTTTTTCAGCAGAAAGCCGCCCCACATAGAGCAACAGGGGCCGTTCCGGTTGTCCTGCCGTGAGGCGATCCCGCATATCCGAACTGGTTGCCCCGGGATGAAACAACTCCGTATCCACCCCCCGCTGCCACAGTTGCACCCGTTCGATGCCATGCTCGCTCAGCTCCTGCACCATGGCCGTGGAGGTACACAGATTGACCCGCGCCAGATTGTGCCCCAGCTTCAGCAGGTTCCACAACACCCCCTCGAGAAAACCCAGCCCATAGTGCTTCAGGTACTTGGGCAAATGGGTATGGTAGGAGGCCACCAAGGGGATCCCCATTGCTTGGCTATAGTAGAGGCCGCCCAATCCCAATACCGCTGGGTTCACCACATGGATCACATCCGGGCGAAAACGATTGAGCAACTTGCCAATGGCTGGGCCAGGGGCCGCCAGCTTTAATTCCGGGTACAGAGGCAATGGCATCCCCGGGATCCCGTAAACCCGGGCCCGCGCAAACCACCTGGGCGCACCCTGGGGTGCAACCACCAGTACCGAGTTGCCGTGGGCCGTTAAGTGACGAACGGTATGACAAAGCCGAGTGACGATGCCATCTACCTTGGGTAGGAACGTCTCCGTAAACAGAGCTATGCGCATCTAGAGATCCCAGGCTCGACGAAAAGACTCTAGGATGAGTGTTGCACAAAAAGGTAATGCCGTTGCGACTCTAGGCGGCTAGCTCTAAAAAACCATGGGCCAACTTCACTCCACCGGAAAAGAATAGGGGATCGGTTCTTTCAAAAGCTCCGGTTGCGCCCGACCGACGGTATCTGCGGTGGTTTTGCTGATCAACAACAGCGTGGCTGCTAGGGCCAGCCCGATAATGTCTCGCCACATAATGCACTCCTGGACTCCTCACTCCTCATGCCCACTACTGTAGCGGCGGTTTCCTCAATTGGGCAGTGATTTGTGACGGATTTTTGCGTGATGTGAATCACTTCCAGAATTGCGGCTTTGCCCCATGCCAGCTAGTCACGGAAGGTAATCTGCAAACTGGTCATCAACAACACCAAAGAAGACACTGCCATCAAGCCGCCCCAAAACCAGTAGGGCAAGAACAGGTTCTGGGCAATTTGGCTGGAATCGGAGTGGAGCACCTGCCCGTTAATCACGGCGCTGGCGGTAAACAGATAATCTAGCTGACGATAGGTGCTCACACAGGCTTGCACCCCCAAAAATTGAATGACAAAACCCTGCATCCAGGGGGAAGCCCACAGCCCCAGCGCCAAAATCCCCAGCCCCAGGGCGGGAATAAACAGCAACCCAAACCCAGAGCGCACCCAGATCACTGCCGAAAGCAACAACAGGGATCCCAAAAACAACAACCCAAAGCGGGCTGTCCCCTGACGTCGAGAAGCCAGGATGAAAATAGCTCCCGCCATCGGTGGCCCCATTGGCCCGCCAGCGGCTACCAAAGCCCGACCCACTGGCCCCAAAAACAAGCGGCCACTGTGAAAGGCCAGCCCTGATCCATTCGAGTAAATTTCCAGACGATGAAAATCCCCACCGAGCAAGAGGGCCGTCAGGCCATGCCCCATCTCATGGAACCAGGTGGCCAAAATTGTAAACGGGTAGAGGATGTAGTTGCCCCAGGGGAATTGCCAAAGCAGAACTGTCAGGCCTGCAGCAACAACCAACCAAATCAAGCTGTGTTGAGCGGTTTTTTCTGGAGAGGGCGAAGGCAGCTCGGGCTCAGTCATAGAGTGAGGGAGGCTAAAATGCTTGCCGAAAAAGGCTAGGATGCCTTGTCTTCTCAGACTGCAGCAGCAGGTGGAGAGTTCCGCCAGCCTAGAAGAAATAGCCAGTGATAGCATGAAATCAAAAATTTCTACTCTATGCTTTAGAAGCTTGAATGATTAGGCTTTGAAGGATACCGGGATCCATGTGGCGACTGAGCTTTCTGCTAATGGCGATTTTGAGTGGGGTTCTCCTGCCGATTCGCTACCAGTTGGATGGGAAATTGGCTCAAGCAACCGCTTCTGTACCGATGGCGGGGGTGGTATCGACCTGTGTCGGTGCCACAGTCTTGGTGGCGTTGTTGCTCTCGGGTCGTTTTGGTAGCGTGCATTGGGCCGGTTTGCGCTTCAGTCCTTGGTGGAGTTACTTAGGGGGAGTCTCGGGGGGATCCTACGTGCTGCTGGTGACCTATGCGGCTATCCAAGCCGGAACGACCCTGACGATTGGGGTTGGGATTGCCACCCAGATGCTGAGTAGCTTGTTGGTGGATCATTTCGGCTGGCTGGGACTGGAACGGCGGCCCTTGAGTTGGCAGCGGCTGCTGGCCGGGATCCTCTTGGTGGTGGCGGTGGTGTTGCTTCTCAGTTGAGGGATACGCGCAGGTGAACCTGGAAATTTGGCAGGCAGGACTGGCGGCAGGCGTGGGGGGCGTTTTGTTTACCTTGGCCTTTGCCTTCAACAGCCGGTTGCACCGCTCCATTCACAGTCCCCTGGCGGCCTCTGCCATTAGTTTCAGCATTTCTTTTTTGTTTGTCGGATCCCTGGTGGGGTTGTGGGGCGAATGGAACATCTCCTCCCTGGGACAGGCTCCTTGGTGGGCTTTTTGGGGGGGAGCTACGGGCAGTTGTTCGATTATTCTCAGCTTGCTGGCTTTACCTCGAATTGGGTTGGTAGCCTTGGGCATTGCCAGTGTGTTCGGGCAGCTGGGATTCTCGCTGCTGATCGAGCAATTTGGCTTGACCACCCTCGTCAGTGGTGTGCTGGGGGCCAAAGAGGTGCTGGGATTGGTCTTGATCCTGGTGGCTGTGGCGCTGATTCAATCGCAACGGGAAGTCACTCCCCCTGCAGAGAGCAAGGCAGAATCCATACCAGAGGATAAGGTAAGGTGAAAGCGGTGAAAGAACTCAACTAAGGGATCCCTGGATGGCTACCTTCCTGCGAGACTGGAGCTACCGATACCCTTGGCTTTATCGCAGTATCAGCCGTGTGGCTGCGTTGGCGGTGGGAGGCTACGGGCGATTGCGTAGACTGCCTTTACAGGGGATCCACATCCATCCCCAAGATCGGGTATTGGATCTCTGTTGTGGCCCGGCGGAGGTAACCCCAATTTTGGCAGAACTGAGCCAGCAGGTAACCGGGTTGGATGCCTCACCCAAGGCTCTGGCTGCGGCCCGAAAACGCCTGCCTAAAGTTGAGTTTGTGGAAGCCTTGGCCCAGGATATGCCCTTCCCCGATAGCAGGTTTGACTGGGTTCACACTAGCTTGGCCCTGCACGAATTGCCCTTTGCCGACCTTGAACAGGTGCTACGGGAGGTGTGGCGGGTGCTCAAGCCGGGGGGAGGGTTATTGATTTTGGATTTACACGCCCCTGAGCAACCCCTGATCTGGCCGGGGTTGGCCTTGTTTCTGGTGTTTTTTGAAACCGACACCGCCTGGGAGCTACTGAAGCTGGATTTGCCGGAGCATTTGCGGCAGCAGGGTTGGCAGAATGTCTGCCAAATCTTACACGCATGGGGAGCTTTGCAAGTGATTCAGGCACAAAAGCCCTCTGGTTAGTCCTTGTGCAATGGGGTCTTAGCTATTGGTAGGGATCCCTTCCAGGGGAGCTCCTTAACCTTGATGCCAAAAAGGAGTGCCGAGGACAGGTGTACTGGGTTGGGCTAAGTCTTGAGGTTGCATGGCCCCGGCACGGTAAGCTTGGCGGCCGGCATGTACCGCATTGGCAAACGCTCCTGCCATAGCCACCGGATCTCGAGCCAAGGCCACAGCCGTATTCAACAGCACCCCATCAAACCCCCATTCCATCACCTGGCAGGCGTGGGAGGGCAGACCCAGTCCAGCATCGATGATTAGGGGAACTTCGATACGTTCCCGCAGCATACGCAGAGTGTAGGGGTTGAGAGGGCCTTTCCCCGTGCCGATGGGAGCCGCCCAGGGCATGATCACCCGGCAGCCCACATCCAGAAGGCGCTGGCAAAGCACCAAATCATCGGTGCTATAGGGCAAGACCTTGAATCCTCTCCGGATCAGCTCGGCAGCCGCAGTAGGCAGTTGCAGGATATCCGGCTGCAAGGTGTAGTCATCCCCGATCAGCTCCAACTTGATCCAGTCGGTGGCGAAGACCTCACGGGCCATTTCCGCGGTAGTGATGACCTCCTGGAGACTGTGGCAGCCAGCGGTATTGGGCAGTATCGGGATGCCCATCTTCTGCAATAAGACCCAAAATCCTTGCGAAGTGTCCGGCCCTAATGCTCCCTGTCGCCGTAACGAAGCTGTCAGCAAACAAGGGCGGGCACTAGCCACCGCCTGCTCCAAAATGGCCGGAGAGGGATAACGAGCCGTGCCCAGCATTAGGCGGCTTTTCAAAGGTCGATCGTAAAGGATCAAGGGATCCTGATCCTCATCAACTGGGGTCAAGGGGAAGGGATTGAAAAGGATGGACATCTCTCAAGGGGCTTTCAAGGTGGGTCTAACCGCCAGCAGCGGGAGTAATAATTTCCAGCTGGTCGCCTTCTTGTAGAGCAGTTTGGGCGTACTGGGTGCGGGGTACAAAGTTCAGGTTAACGGCCACGGCAAAAGGGTTGCTGACCTCTATTAGAGCTACCGCCTCTGCCAAGGTAATGCCATCTGGCAGCTCACAGGGTTTCTGGTTAATCAAAACACGCATTGGGCAGGTTTCTCGGGAGCGGGTAAGCGACTGTTTGCAGTATCGACCTGAAAACGAATCCCCAACTGCATCGCCAGGGTGCGAGTGCCCTGATGTAAGTATTCTA
This is a stretch of genomic DNA from Synechococcus sp. Nb3U1. It encodes these proteins:
- a CDS encoding Na+/H+ antiporter; the encoded protein is MLDRIPSASFDLNLWPHLLATLTESEVLDALESEVIKTNLERFLLVLTVSLSVATLPQVFRWVRQIPYTLLLVIVGAALALVDVRLVNLSPELILTIFLPPLLFEAAWNLKWGDLRRDLFPITLFAMVGVIISVVGIGLGLAQWAGIPLSLGLLIGASLSATDPVSVIALFRELGVGERIKTLMEGESLFNDGVAVVAFGLLVGIPLGIETFDLQVTVLRVFTVVGIGVGMGALVGFGISYLTQRFDLPLVEQSLTLIAAYGTYLVVEELGGSGVIGVVTTGLILGNFGSRIGMNPRTRLIVSEFWEFLAFFVNSIVFLLIGDQIQYNILGENLIPIGVAIAAMVGSRAISTYGLSNFYNVTVLSAKGQTLPEAIGSHSARVIGWKDQTVLWWGGLRGSVSIALALSVPESLPGREAIIATVFGVVLFTLLVQGLTVKPLLVSLGLLGDQPLKQEYTEKLARRAALQRVLEHLIQIDGRVEVEADFYQYQKALVEGGIRDLEEEISSLQSQHPQLKNFAAEQLREELLSIEADTYAEYVRSGQLNQELAPFLQEVLRQA
- a CDS encoding ABC transporter ATP-binding protein produces the protein MSETLIQLQECSAVYSEPAIAITGLTKTYRTGFWMNKVVSSLKDFSLTVARGETFGLLGPNGAGKTTTIKCLLGIVDPTRGSGTLLGKPLGDRSIKQQVGYLPENPYFYDYLTAWEFLHFAGEVFRLPHSLLKERIPQLLELVGLSVDTARKKQLRTYSKGMLQRTGMAQALINDPELVFLDEPMSGLDPMGRYQMREIILSLKQQGKTVFFNSHILGDVEVICNRVGLIIGGKLVQQGTLDDLLGQTESYQVQGHDGDVAQFRDRLQHFHLQGCHWSGEWGGSLSELLGILNQAGAVVTDLHLQRQSLEEYFVDQVRAIEGDHPLSA
- a CDS encoding glycosyltransferase family 4 protein, whose translation is MRIALFTETFLPKVDGIVTRLCHTVRHLTAHGNSVLVVAPQGAPRWFARARVYGIPGMPLPLYPELKLAAPGPAIGKLLNRFRPDVIHVVNPAVLGLGGLYYSQAMGIPLVASYHTHLPKYLKHYGLGFLEGVLWNLLKLGHNLARVNLCTSTAMVQELSEHGIERVQLWQRGVDTELFHPGATSSDMRDRLTAGQPERPLLLYVGRLSAEKEVSRIKVLLEQIPQARLAIVGDGPERGSLEQHFAGHDVVFTGYLQGGSLAAAFASADLFVFPSRTETLGLVLLEAMAAGCPVIAPRSGGITDVVDSGRNGFLFDPNSDSDFVHATQQLLSSTGQRQVFRQQARQEAERWSWSAATQQLEGYYRTVIAD
- a CDS encoding M50 family metallopeptidase → MTEPELPSPSPEKTAQHSLIWLVVAAGLTVLLWQFPWGNYILYPFTILATWFHEMGHGLTALLLGGDFHRLEIYSNGSGLAFHSGRLFLGPVGRALVAAGGPMGPPMAGAIFILASRRQGTARFGLLFLGSLLLLSAVIWVRSGFGLLFIPALGLGILALGLWASPWMQGFVIQFLGVQACVSTYRQLDYLFTASAVINGQVLHSDSSQIAQNLFLPYWFWGGLMAVSSLVLLMTSLQITFRD
- a CDS encoding DMT family transporter; translated protein: MWRLSFLLMAILSGVLLPIRYQLDGKLAQATASVPMAGVVSTCVGATVLVALLLSGRFGSVHWAGLRFSPWWSYLGGVSGGSYVLLVTYAAIQAGTTLTIGVGIATQMLSSLLVDHFGWLGLERRPLSWQRLLAGILLVVAVVLLLS
- a CDS encoding DMT family transporter — encoded protein: MNLEIWQAGLAAGVGGVLFTLAFAFNSRLHRSIHSPLAASAISFSISFLFVGSLVGLWGEWNISSLGQAPWWAFWGGATGSCSIILSLLALPRIGLVALGIASVFGQLGFSLLIEQFGLTTLVSGVLGAKEVLGLVLILVAVALIQSQREVTPPAESKAESIPEDKVR
- a CDS encoding class I SAM-dependent methyltransferase, with the translated sequence MATFLRDWSYRYPWLYRSISRVAALAVGGYGRLRRLPLQGIHIHPQDRVLDLCCGPAEVTPILAELSQQVTGLDASPKALAAARKRLPKVEFVEALAQDMPFPDSRFDWVHTSLALHELPFADLEQVLREVWRVLKPGGGLLILDLHAPEQPLIWPGLALFLVFFETDTAWELLKLDLPEHLRQQGWQNVCQILHAWGALQVIQAQKPSG
- a CDS encoding thiazole synthase yields the protein MSILFNPFPLTPVDEDQDPLILYDRPLKSRLMLGTARYPSPAILEQAVASARPCLLTASLRRQGALGPDTSQGFWVLLQKMGIPILPNTAGCHSLQEVITTAEMAREVFATDWIKLELIGDDYTLQPDILQLPTAAAELIRRGFKVLPYSTDDLVLCQRLLDVGCRVIMPWAAPIGTGKGPLNPYTLRMLRERIEVPLIIDAGLGLPSHACQVMEWGFDGVLLNTAVALARDPVAMAGAFANAVHAGRQAYRAGAMQPQDLAQPSTPVLGTPFWHQG
- the thiS gene encoding sulfur carrier protein ThiS; this encodes MRVLINQKPCELPDGITLAEAVALIEVSNPFAVAVNLNFVPRTQYAQTALQEGDQLEIITPAAGG